One Vitis vinifera cultivar Pinot Noir 40024 chromosome 8, ASM3070453v1 genomic window carries:
- the LOC100263620 gene encoding uncharacterized protein LOC100263620 isoform X4: MDAVKERDDEVKGLSLIDVCFEDDSLISQSSENQQEHRIFEFPDAVDASKAEDSADIVDQRDQVSQLSESLEPERTQKIGKCNLRKSLAWDSAFFTSAGVLEPEELSSMIEGVDRDGKHSLPRIQEDDLRRSADSISTMESDSLTLESLEADLFEDVRASIQKSRIRSNVTHSKNSKAGTGEMEASKKVEVASQKKPKAASGMQGSGKMIKQGPVRPQVTQPVASSRQSISSLPRPPKIISRANPISTASTKRASLGANSLRMEKDSAKGSIGRGAPGSKITGLGESHGFVPRPTQSSKSSSKRSLPAAKTEPTTSSSSFDSSGSTPSDNIGKSSTNTMRRKFDSRTSNPPPSGSTLKIPTRTAVRNKTLSANSHISAYLMSTAKLSSSMSPASSISEWSTESSSSTSTVNQRSSNSTASLGTSSPCKGVCEDRNASHTVGPENQVTGLLSQSGKKSTTGTGTLHHPASTKPSGLRMPSPKIGFFDGAKSMVRTPNGSMQSHSGVPSSLPKVGAGFCSPKGASNKGKQGNFQTVRTVTPVGNIKPNTQKNSLSMKPSSSLPHQQPSNASTKVSSASKSVRNCAGQSPEIQGNISPKANGESHLKAEEAGLGGVDRAKHDPDSGLISDKNGSREDIKITPIKGDGPHSIYNSTTVELSTTMRVPFAVNNPFCSRDFPTGLTVEMVEKADTSPFLDSTLKENS, from the exons ATGGATGCGGTGAAGGAGCGTGATGATGAGGTCAAAGGGCTTAGCCTCATCGATGTTTGCTTCGAGGACGATTCTCTCATCTCCCAATCTTCAG AAAATCAGCAAGAGCacagaatttttgagtttccaGATGCTGTGGATGCCAGCAAAGCAGAGGACTCAGCAGACATTGTTGATCAGAGGGACCAAGTATCTCAACTATCAGAATCATTAGAACCGGAAAGAACACAAAAAATTGGCAAGTGTAACTTGCGGAAAAGCTTAGCCTGGGATAGTGCTTTCTTCACAAGCGCTG GTGTGCTGGAACCTGAAGAGTTGTCTAGCATGATTGAAGGAGTTGATAGGGATGGGAAGCATTCATTACCTAGAATTCAAGAGGATGATTTACGCAGATCTGCTGATTCAATCTCTACAATGGAAAGTGATAGTTTGACATTGGAAAGTCTTGAGGCTGATTTGTTTGAAGATGTAAGAGCTTCGATTCAGAAATCCAGAATAAGGTCAAATGTGACACATTCAAAGAATAGCAAAGCAGGAACAGGAGAAATGGAAG cttCAAAGAAGGTGGAAGTTGCTTCTCAGAAAAAG CCCAAAGCAGCTTCCGGGATGCAAGGATCAGGGAAAATGATAAAACAGGGTCCTGTACGTCCACAAGTCACACAG CCTGTTGCTAGTAGTAGACAGTCAATTTCATCACTGCCCAGGCCACCCAAGATAATAAGCCGGGCTAATCCCATCTCAACAGCATCAACCAAAAGGGCTTCTTTGGGCGCCAACAGTCTCAGAATGGAAAAGGATAGTGCAAAAGGTTCCATTG GTAGAGGGGCTCCAGGGTCCAAGATAACTGGTTTGGGTGAGTCACATGGTTTTGTGCCTAGGCCTACACAATCTTCCAAATCATCTTCTAAACGTTCCTTACCAGCAGCAAAGACAGAGCCAACAACTTCTAGTTCCTCATTTGATAGTAGTGGCAGTACTCCATCTGACAATATTGGTAAATCTTCCACAAATACaatgagaagaaaatttgaTTCCAGAACTTCTAATCCTCCTCCTTCTGGTTCGACACTGAAGATCCCAACAAGAACTGCAGTGAGAAATAAGACTCTGTCTGCCAATTCTCACATCTCAGCTTATTTGATGTCTACGGCCAAGCTTTCTTCTAGCATGTCACCTGCCAGCTCCATCAGCGAATGGTCCAcagaatcatcatcatcaacttCTACTGTTAATCAAAGGTCTAGCAACTCAACGGCTAGCCTTGGAACTAGTTCTCCTTGCAAGGGGGTCTGTGAAGATCGTAATGCCTCTCATACAGTTGGACCTGAAAATCAGGTAACTGGGTTGCTGAGCCAAAGTGGAAAGAAAAGCACAACAGGAACTGGCACACTTCATCATCCAGCCTCCACAAAACCCTCAGGTCTTCGAATGCCATCACCAAAAATTGGCTTTTTTGATGGG GCGAAATCAATGGTGCGGACTCCCAATGGAAGTATGCAATCTCATTCTGGGGTACCGAGTAGTTTGCCTAAAGTAGGAGCGGGATTTTGTAGCCCTAAAGGGGCTTCAAACAAGGGGAAACAAGGAAATTTTCAAACTGTAAGAACTGTGACACCAGTTGGGAACATAAAGCCCAATACTCAGAAGAATTCCTTGAGTATGAAACCTTCATCTTCTTTACCTCATCAGCAACCATCAAATGCTTCAACAAAGGTTTCTTCTGCTTCAAAAAGTGTAAGAAATTGTGCTGGCCAATCTCCAGAAATTCAGGGCAATATATCTCCTAAAGCTAATGGAGAGAGTCACTTGAAGGCAGAGGAAGCAGGTCTTGGAGGAGTTGATAGAGCAAAACATGATCCAGATTCTGGTTTGATTTCAGACAAGAATGGCAGCCGAGAGGATATCAAAATCACTCCCATAAAAGGAGATGGACCTCACAGTATTTACAATTCAACCACAGTTGAACTTTCAACCACCATGAGGGTTCCTTTTGCTGTTAACAACCCTTTTTGCAGTAGGGACTTTCCAACAGGATTGACAGTAGAAATGGTAGAGAAGGCAGACACCTCTCCCTTCCTGGATAGCACTCTGAAAGAGAACAGCTGA
- the LOC100263620 gene encoding uncharacterized protein LOC100263620 isoform X2: MDAVKERDDEVKGLSLIDVCFEDDSLISQSSENQQEHRIFEFPDAVDASKAEDSADIVDQRDQVSQLSESLEPERTQKIGKCNLRKSLAWDSAFFTSAGVLEPEELSSMIEGVDRDGKHSLPRIQEDDLRRSADSISTMESDSLTLESLEADLFEDVRASIQKSRIRSNVTHSKNSKAGTGEMEGRTIHSSKKVEVASQKKPKAASGMQGSGKMIKQGPVRPQVTQPVASSRQSISSLPRPPKIISRANPISTASTKRASLGANSLRMEKDSAKGSIGRGAPGSKITGLGESHGFVPRPTQSSKSSSKRSLPAAKTEPTTSSSSFDSSGSTPSDNIGKSSTNTMRRKFDSRTSNPPPSGSTLKIPTRTAVRNKTLSANSHISAYLMSTAKLSSSMSPASSISEWSTESSSSTSTVNQRSSNSTASLGTSSPCKGVCEDRNASHTVGPENQVTGLLSQSGKKSTTGTGTLHHPASTKPSGLRMPSPKIGFFDGAKSMVRTPNGSMQSHSGVPSSLPKVGAGFCSPKGASNKGKQGNFQTVRTVTPVGNIKPNTQKNSLSMKPSSSLPHQQPSNASTKVSSASKSVRNCAGQSPEIQGNISPKANGESHLKAEEAGLGGVDRAKHDPDSGLISDKNGSREDIKITPIKGDGPHSIYNSTTVELSTTMRVPFAVNNPFCSRDFPTGLTVEMVEKADTSPFLDSTLKENS; encoded by the exons ATGGATGCGGTGAAGGAGCGTGATGATGAGGTCAAAGGGCTTAGCCTCATCGATGTTTGCTTCGAGGACGATTCTCTCATCTCCCAATCTTCAG AAAATCAGCAAGAGCacagaatttttgagtttccaGATGCTGTGGATGCCAGCAAAGCAGAGGACTCAGCAGACATTGTTGATCAGAGGGACCAAGTATCTCAACTATCAGAATCATTAGAACCGGAAAGAACACAAAAAATTGGCAAGTGTAACTTGCGGAAAAGCTTAGCCTGGGATAGTGCTTTCTTCACAAGCGCTG GTGTGCTGGAACCTGAAGAGTTGTCTAGCATGATTGAAGGAGTTGATAGGGATGGGAAGCATTCATTACCTAGAATTCAAGAGGATGATTTACGCAGATCTGCTGATTCAATCTCTACAATGGAAAGTGATAGTTTGACATTGGAAAGTCTTGAGGCTGATTTGTTTGAAGATGTAAGAGCTTCGATTCAGAAATCCAGAATAAGGTCAAATGTGACACATTCAAAGAATAGCAAAGCAGGAACAGGAGAAATGGAAGGTAGAACTATCCATT cttCAAAGAAGGTGGAAGTTGCTTCTCAGAAAAAG CCCAAAGCAGCTTCCGGGATGCAAGGATCAGGGAAAATGATAAAACAGGGTCCTGTACGTCCACAAGTCACACAG CCTGTTGCTAGTAGTAGACAGTCAATTTCATCACTGCCCAGGCCACCCAAGATAATAAGCCGGGCTAATCCCATCTCAACAGCATCAACCAAAAGGGCTTCTTTGGGCGCCAACAGTCTCAGAATGGAAAAGGATAGTGCAAAAGGTTCCATTG GTAGAGGGGCTCCAGGGTCCAAGATAACTGGTTTGGGTGAGTCACATGGTTTTGTGCCTAGGCCTACACAATCTTCCAAATCATCTTCTAAACGTTCCTTACCAGCAGCAAAGACAGAGCCAACAACTTCTAGTTCCTCATTTGATAGTAGTGGCAGTACTCCATCTGACAATATTGGTAAATCTTCCACAAATACaatgagaagaaaatttgaTTCCAGAACTTCTAATCCTCCTCCTTCTGGTTCGACACTGAAGATCCCAACAAGAACTGCAGTGAGAAATAAGACTCTGTCTGCCAATTCTCACATCTCAGCTTATTTGATGTCTACGGCCAAGCTTTCTTCTAGCATGTCACCTGCCAGCTCCATCAGCGAATGGTCCAcagaatcatcatcatcaacttCTACTGTTAATCAAAGGTCTAGCAACTCAACGGCTAGCCTTGGAACTAGTTCTCCTTGCAAGGGGGTCTGTGAAGATCGTAATGCCTCTCATACAGTTGGACCTGAAAATCAGGTAACTGGGTTGCTGAGCCAAAGTGGAAAGAAAAGCACAACAGGAACTGGCACACTTCATCATCCAGCCTCCACAAAACCCTCAGGTCTTCGAATGCCATCACCAAAAATTGGCTTTTTTGATGGG GCGAAATCAATGGTGCGGACTCCCAATGGAAGTATGCAATCTCATTCTGGGGTACCGAGTAGTTTGCCTAAAGTAGGAGCGGGATTTTGTAGCCCTAAAGGGGCTTCAAACAAGGGGAAACAAGGAAATTTTCAAACTGTAAGAACTGTGACACCAGTTGGGAACATAAAGCCCAATACTCAGAAGAATTCCTTGAGTATGAAACCTTCATCTTCTTTACCTCATCAGCAACCATCAAATGCTTCAACAAAGGTTTCTTCTGCTTCAAAAAGTGTAAGAAATTGTGCTGGCCAATCTCCAGAAATTCAGGGCAATATATCTCCTAAAGCTAATGGAGAGAGTCACTTGAAGGCAGAGGAAGCAGGTCTTGGAGGAGTTGATAGAGCAAAACATGATCCAGATTCTGGTTTGATTTCAGACAAGAATGGCAGCCGAGAGGATATCAAAATCACTCCCATAAAAGGAGATGGACCTCACAGTATTTACAATTCAACCACAGTTGAACTTTCAACCACCATGAGGGTTCCTTTTGCTGTTAACAACCCTTTTTGCAGTAGGGACTTTCCAACAGGATTGACAGTAGAAATGGTAGAGAAGGCAGACACCTCTCCCTTCCTGGATAGCACTCTGAAAGAGAACAGCTGA
- the LOC100263620 gene encoding uncharacterized protein LOC100263620 isoform X3, whose product MDAVKERDDEVKGLSLIDVCFEDDSLISQSSENQQEHRIFEFPDAVDASKAEDSADIVDQRDQVSQLSESLEPERTQKIGKCNLRKSLAWDSAFFTSAGVLEPEELSSMIEGVDRDGKHSLPRIQEDDLRRSADSISTMESDSLTLESLEADLFEDVRASIQKSRIRSNVTHSKNSKAGTGEMEASKKVEVASQKKVQPKAASGMQGSGKMIKQGPVRPQVTQPVASSRQSISSLPRPPKIISRANPISTASTKRASLGANSLRMEKDSAKGSIGRGAPGSKITGLGESHGFVPRPTQSSKSSSKRSLPAAKTEPTTSSSSFDSSGSTPSDNIGKSSTNTMRRKFDSRTSNPPPSGSTLKIPTRTAVRNKTLSANSHISAYLMSTAKLSSSMSPASSISEWSTESSSSTSTVNQRSSNSTASLGTSSPCKGVCEDRNASHTVGPENQVTGLLSQSGKKSTTGTGTLHHPASTKPSGLRMPSPKIGFFDGAKSMVRTPNGSMQSHSGVPSSLPKVGAGFCSPKGASNKGKQGNFQTVRTVTPVGNIKPNTQKNSLSMKPSSSLPHQQPSNASTKVSSASKSVRNCAGQSPEIQGNISPKANGESHLKAEEAGLGGVDRAKHDPDSGLISDKNGSREDIKITPIKGDGPHSIYNSTTVELSTTMRVPFAVNNPFCSRDFPTGLTVEMVEKADTSPFLDSTLKENS is encoded by the exons ATGGATGCGGTGAAGGAGCGTGATGATGAGGTCAAAGGGCTTAGCCTCATCGATGTTTGCTTCGAGGACGATTCTCTCATCTCCCAATCTTCAG AAAATCAGCAAGAGCacagaatttttgagtttccaGATGCTGTGGATGCCAGCAAAGCAGAGGACTCAGCAGACATTGTTGATCAGAGGGACCAAGTATCTCAACTATCAGAATCATTAGAACCGGAAAGAACACAAAAAATTGGCAAGTGTAACTTGCGGAAAAGCTTAGCCTGGGATAGTGCTTTCTTCACAAGCGCTG GTGTGCTGGAACCTGAAGAGTTGTCTAGCATGATTGAAGGAGTTGATAGGGATGGGAAGCATTCATTACCTAGAATTCAAGAGGATGATTTACGCAGATCTGCTGATTCAATCTCTACAATGGAAAGTGATAGTTTGACATTGGAAAGTCTTGAGGCTGATTTGTTTGAAGATGTAAGAGCTTCGATTCAGAAATCCAGAATAAGGTCAAATGTGACACATTCAAAGAATAGCAAAGCAGGAACAGGAGAAATGGAAG cttCAAAGAAGGTGGAAGTTGCTTCTCAGAAAAAG GTGCAGCCCAAAGCAGCTTCCGGGATGCAAGGATCAGGGAAAATGATAAAACAGGGTCCTGTACGTCCACAAGTCACACAG CCTGTTGCTAGTAGTAGACAGTCAATTTCATCACTGCCCAGGCCACCCAAGATAATAAGCCGGGCTAATCCCATCTCAACAGCATCAACCAAAAGGGCTTCTTTGGGCGCCAACAGTCTCAGAATGGAAAAGGATAGTGCAAAAGGTTCCATTG GTAGAGGGGCTCCAGGGTCCAAGATAACTGGTTTGGGTGAGTCACATGGTTTTGTGCCTAGGCCTACACAATCTTCCAAATCATCTTCTAAACGTTCCTTACCAGCAGCAAAGACAGAGCCAACAACTTCTAGTTCCTCATTTGATAGTAGTGGCAGTACTCCATCTGACAATATTGGTAAATCTTCCACAAATACaatgagaagaaaatttgaTTCCAGAACTTCTAATCCTCCTCCTTCTGGTTCGACACTGAAGATCCCAACAAGAACTGCAGTGAGAAATAAGACTCTGTCTGCCAATTCTCACATCTCAGCTTATTTGATGTCTACGGCCAAGCTTTCTTCTAGCATGTCACCTGCCAGCTCCATCAGCGAATGGTCCAcagaatcatcatcatcaacttCTACTGTTAATCAAAGGTCTAGCAACTCAACGGCTAGCCTTGGAACTAGTTCTCCTTGCAAGGGGGTCTGTGAAGATCGTAATGCCTCTCATACAGTTGGACCTGAAAATCAGGTAACTGGGTTGCTGAGCCAAAGTGGAAAGAAAAGCACAACAGGAACTGGCACACTTCATCATCCAGCCTCCACAAAACCCTCAGGTCTTCGAATGCCATCACCAAAAATTGGCTTTTTTGATGGG GCGAAATCAATGGTGCGGACTCCCAATGGAAGTATGCAATCTCATTCTGGGGTACCGAGTAGTTTGCCTAAAGTAGGAGCGGGATTTTGTAGCCCTAAAGGGGCTTCAAACAAGGGGAAACAAGGAAATTTTCAAACTGTAAGAACTGTGACACCAGTTGGGAACATAAAGCCCAATACTCAGAAGAATTCCTTGAGTATGAAACCTTCATCTTCTTTACCTCATCAGCAACCATCAAATGCTTCAACAAAGGTTTCTTCTGCTTCAAAAAGTGTAAGAAATTGTGCTGGCCAATCTCCAGAAATTCAGGGCAATATATCTCCTAAAGCTAATGGAGAGAGTCACTTGAAGGCAGAGGAAGCAGGTCTTGGAGGAGTTGATAGAGCAAAACATGATCCAGATTCTGGTTTGATTTCAGACAAGAATGGCAGCCGAGAGGATATCAAAATCACTCCCATAAAAGGAGATGGACCTCACAGTATTTACAATTCAACCACAGTTGAACTTTCAACCACCATGAGGGTTCCTTTTGCTGTTAACAACCCTTTTTGCAGTAGGGACTTTCCAACAGGATTGACAGTAGAAATGGTAGAGAAGGCAGACACCTCTCCCTTCCTGGATAGCACTCTGAAAGAGAACAGCTGA
- the LOC100263620 gene encoding uncharacterized protein LOC100263620 isoform X1, which produces MDAVKERDDEVKGLSLIDVCFEDDSLISQSSENQQEHRIFEFPDAVDASKAEDSADIVDQRDQVSQLSESLEPERTQKIGKCNLRKSLAWDSAFFTSAGVLEPEELSSMIEGVDRDGKHSLPRIQEDDLRRSADSISTMESDSLTLESLEADLFEDVRASIQKSRIRSNVTHSKNSKAGTGEMEGRTIHSSKKVEVASQKKVQPKAASGMQGSGKMIKQGPVRPQVTQPVASSRQSISSLPRPPKIISRANPISTASTKRASLGANSLRMEKDSAKGSIGRGAPGSKITGLGESHGFVPRPTQSSKSSSKRSLPAAKTEPTTSSSSFDSSGSTPSDNIGKSSTNTMRRKFDSRTSNPPPSGSTLKIPTRTAVRNKTLSANSHISAYLMSTAKLSSSMSPASSISEWSTESSSSTSTVNQRSSNSTASLGTSSPCKGVCEDRNASHTVGPENQVTGLLSQSGKKSTTGTGTLHHPASTKPSGLRMPSPKIGFFDGAKSMVRTPNGSMQSHSGVPSSLPKVGAGFCSPKGASNKGKQGNFQTVRTVTPVGNIKPNTQKNSLSMKPSSSLPHQQPSNASTKVSSASKSVRNCAGQSPEIQGNISPKANGESHLKAEEAGLGGVDRAKHDPDSGLISDKNGSREDIKITPIKGDGPHSIYNSTTVELSTTMRVPFAVNNPFCSRDFPTGLTVEMVEKADTSPFLDSTLKENS; this is translated from the exons ATGGATGCGGTGAAGGAGCGTGATGATGAGGTCAAAGGGCTTAGCCTCATCGATGTTTGCTTCGAGGACGATTCTCTCATCTCCCAATCTTCAG AAAATCAGCAAGAGCacagaatttttgagtttccaGATGCTGTGGATGCCAGCAAAGCAGAGGACTCAGCAGACATTGTTGATCAGAGGGACCAAGTATCTCAACTATCAGAATCATTAGAACCGGAAAGAACACAAAAAATTGGCAAGTGTAACTTGCGGAAAAGCTTAGCCTGGGATAGTGCTTTCTTCACAAGCGCTG GTGTGCTGGAACCTGAAGAGTTGTCTAGCATGATTGAAGGAGTTGATAGGGATGGGAAGCATTCATTACCTAGAATTCAAGAGGATGATTTACGCAGATCTGCTGATTCAATCTCTACAATGGAAAGTGATAGTTTGACATTGGAAAGTCTTGAGGCTGATTTGTTTGAAGATGTAAGAGCTTCGATTCAGAAATCCAGAATAAGGTCAAATGTGACACATTCAAAGAATAGCAAAGCAGGAACAGGAGAAATGGAAGGTAGAACTATCCATT cttCAAAGAAGGTGGAAGTTGCTTCTCAGAAAAAG GTGCAGCCCAAAGCAGCTTCCGGGATGCAAGGATCAGGGAAAATGATAAAACAGGGTCCTGTACGTCCACAAGTCACACAG CCTGTTGCTAGTAGTAGACAGTCAATTTCATCACTGCCCAGGCCACCCAAGATAATAAGCCGGGCTAATCCCATCTCAACAGCATCAACCAAAAGGGCTTCTTTGGGCGCCAACAGTCTCAGAATGGAAAAGGATAGTGCAAAAGGTTCCATTG GTAGAGGGGCTCCAGGGTCCAAGATAACTGGTTTGGGTGAGTCACATGGTTTTGTGCCTAGGCCTACACAATCTTCCAAATCATCTTCTAAACGTTCCTTACCAGCAGCAAAGACAGAGCCAACAACTTCTAGTTCCTCATTTGATAGTAGTGGCAGTACTCCATCTGACAATATTGGTAAATCTTCCACAAATACaatgagaagaaaatttgaTTCCAGAACTTCTAATCCTCCTCCTTCTGGTTCGACACTGAAGATCCCAACAAGAACTGCAGTGAGAAATAAGACTCTGTCTGCCAATTCTCACATCTCAGCTTATTTGATGTCTACGGCCAAGCTTTCTTCTAGCATGTCACCTGCCAGCTCCATCAGCGAATGGTCCAcagaatcatcatcatcaacttCTACTGTTAATCAAAGGTCTAGCAACTCAACGGCTAGCCTTGGAACTAGTTCTCCTTGCAAGGGGGTCTGTGAAGATCGTAATGCCTCTCATACAGTTGGACCTGAAAATCAGGTAACTGGGTTGCTGAGCCAAAGTGGAAAGAAAAGCACAACAGGAACTGGCACACTTCATCATCCAGCCTCCACAAAACCCTCAGGTCTTCGAATGCCATCACCAAAAATTGGCTTTTTTGATGGG GCGAAATCAATGGTGCGGACTCCCAATGGAAGTATGCAATCTCATTCTGGGGTACCGAGTAGTTTGCCTAAAGTAGGAGCGGGATTTTGTAGCCCTAAAGGGGCTTCAAACAAGGGGAAACAAGGAAATTTTCAAACTGTAAGAACTGTGACACCAGTTGGGAACATAAAGCCCAATACTCAGAAGAATTCCTTGAGTATGAAACCTTCATCTTCTTTACCTCATCAGCAACCATCAAATGCTTCAACAAAGGTTTCTTCTGCTTCAAAAAGTGTAAGAAATTGTGCTGGCCAATCTCCAGAAATTCAGGGCAATATATCTCCTAAAGCTAATGGAGAGAGTCACTTGAAGGCAGAGGAAGCAGGTCTTGGAGGAGTTGATAGAGCAAAACATGATCCAGATTCTGGTTTGATTTCAGACAAGAATGGCAGCCGAGAGGATATCAAAATCACTCCCATAAAAGGAGATGGACCTCACAGTATTTACAATTCAACCACAGTTGAACTTTCAACCACCATGAGGGTTCCTTTTGCTGTTAACAACCCTTTTTGCAGTAGGGACTTTCCAACAGGATTGACAGTAGAAATGGTAGAGAAGGCAGACACCTCTCCCTTCCTGGATAGCACTCTGAAAGAGAACAGCTGA